Within Dermacentor albipictus isolate Rhodes 1998 colony chromosome 3, USDA_Dalb.pri_finalv2, whole genome shotgun sequence, the genomic segment ACGCAGCGAGGCAGAATAAGCCTTTGCATGCTTTCTGTCACTTGAAATTCAGCTGCACAGCAGGGCGACGAAGGCTCTATAATATGCTAACTTCATTAAAGGTTAGTTTCGAGTCGGCACGTGCCCTAGGGTGTGTTATtccattgttgttgttattgctgctgttttgttttgtttttcttcttgtcgTGTGGTAAGCTAATGCTACCATTGTCAAAATCAATGGTGGCGTTATCCTATTGTGCATCTGCAACGCCACTCTGTATTGTGTACCGTTCCACGTAAAGAGATTACACAGTTCGTATATTGTACTGCGTTGTAAATTAAATAAATGTGCGACAATGACGGCTGACAGACGTTGGCAATGCTGTAAAGAGCACCGACAAGAAAtaaagcgatttttttttgtttctttgttatgGCCGTGCCGTGTGTTGCTCCGTTTACTGTGACAGAGTGCCTGCTTAGTGACAAAAGTCGGTTTTGTTTCGTATTCGTTACCATCAACTTTAGGCATACAAGCGGCTGTTTAAAGTCTTTTagctcgatgggggcgaaatgcgaaaaacacccatgtacttagatttaggtgcacgttaaagaaccccaggtggtcgaaatttccggagtcctccactacggcgtgcctcataatcagaaagtggttttggcacgtaaaaccccataatttaattttaatttttaaagtCTTTTAGAAGCAGACAATTTGCGCGCAGATTGACTCTTCGAAATTCGTGCAGTGCTATAAGGAATTCAAGCTCCTCCTTTTCAATTTTCAACTCACCGAAAATCATATTGGGCAGAGTGCTCAGTTTAGAAGCGCCTCAAAGTTCCCTAAAATTTTTccgttgcagttttctgcaacacacATTTTAAAGCATTAGAGTGCGTAGTTTCctatagttctttttttctttaaaatggTTTGATGTGCTGCTTTTAGCACTTTTAACGCCGTGTTAACACAGCGAGCTCAGCATGTGTTAAAGAAAGAAGGATCTTTTGTTTTGCCTTAAATACGTGCTTCGTGAAACAAGCGATTTCCGAGAAATCGCAGACGCGCCACCACCAGAAATGTCCTCCATTGGCTGGGTTCTTGCCCAAAACTTGCCGCCATTACGTAGCAAGCACTACGGTGTCTGCGCTTCCAGTTGAGCTTCAAAGGTGACATAGTTTGACCGTTAGGTGTAGCTTGTAGGTGTGCATTGATAGCTACACTTGATAGCAGGCAAACAGTTAGGCTTACTTGAAACTAAATTATGAGTACTCATATGCAATGCATTGTGATGTGCGAGTGGAATGCGAAAAGAAGGTTTGAttggtttttgtttttttatattattatttatttatagattacATTGAAAAGTGTGTTTAGACAAATATTTATCGAAAGCCAGAATTCAGAAGATCAGAAACTCTCAAACTCGAACTTCTATAGGACCCATAGAACTCGACTGTATGGGACTGGGTAGGCGCACCGTATACCTTGAATAAAcaatctcctttttttttcttattcgtgCTGGCTCTCTGAAATGTCTACTCGTACTATTTGTCACGAGTAAAAGAATTTTGCACTTTAAATTACTACGACTACTGTTGCAGAGTTAAAGAAACGGCATCTGCAGTTCTGAGGGTTGCTAATTTACTATATAGTAAATTAGTAAAGAGTAACACCAGTTCTCCCGTATTAATCGCGTTGCAAAACATTTCAATTTATTCCGAATTTGCTATGTCGTCCACCCGTTTCCTTTCTAACGTTTGGCCATTAGATTATAGGCATTTGTCatttcccactttttttttcgggTTGCCCTATTTTCACATTGCTCCAACTTCAGCCTTCGTATAATGCATTCGCCAAAAAGCGTCATTGAAGCGAATCGGCCTTTTCCTTCGAATATCAGCGATAACTAACAATCAGATTTTGCTGGCCGCGTAAACTTTTTGTCCATGAAAATGACGTGGCCATGACCTTCTACCAATTGCAAAGAGTTATCCGGATCATCATCGCTGTCGTCattatcagaaaaaaaattatggggttttacgtgccaaaaccactttctgattatgagacacgccgtagtggaggagtccggaaatttcggccacctggggttctttaacgtgcacctaaatctaagtacacgggtgttttcacatttcgcccccatcgaaatgcggccgccgtggccgggattcgatcctgcgacctcgtgctcagcagcccaacaccatagccattgagcaaccacggctggttctTCCTTATCAGTAAAGGAGTGGAGGAAGAAAAGTGCCGAATTGAGGCGCATTTATTTAGTATCCGAGATACGAGCGAATAATGCAACTCACCTGGGCGTCCTGCGCTTGTTCAACCTGCTAATACCGGTTGACTTTGCGCTTAAGCGACAGAATGCAGCAATTGCCTAAACTGCGCCTGTTGTGACACTTCACCGCCAAGCAGAGATGGCCGCGACGGCCATGCAATTGCAATGAGCGTGTCATTACACATCGGTCGGCATACGAACTCCCTCATGTTTGATACCGGCAAGTAACCGCTAACCGTATCGCGctaaagaaagcacaaactgcgTAACTGTTCGGCATCAGCGCATTGCAGGtaaagctttctttattttttttaattttcttttctacCACACTGGCTGTCTATGTCTAACGCAGAGCATTGACGTTGAAAACATTACATTGTTACGGCGCGCTGTTCAAACTGGGGCTTCTTACGTTATTACTCTGCGCTGAAAGAAACAATGGGCCGTGATATTGAAGGCAGCCTGTTTAACCATGCATAATACCTAATTGTATATGTTTACATTGCTCATGCGACAAGGGGCAACCGGCACTAGTTCCCGGCACCTGCAATATCCGGCGCGAGATTATGCACTGGTTCTTTTTCTCAATGCCAGCGGCAACTCGCACACTACAAAGCTAGCACCAGAAGGAACTCCAATACGCTAAGTTTCCTCAAATTTGTGTCCGGCTAGTAAGCATTCTCTACACATAGGTCCCACAAATTTAATGTCTACCCAGCCCCTCGTACACAGATGCGACGGCCGATTAATGGCTCCTGGCCAGCCATAACCTCAACCTTATGTCGATGGCAAACGGTAGATCATCTACGTTAACTAACGGCCCTTCAATATTTCCTGCACAAAAGACGGCACTCATGCGGGCTGCTATCACCGCCGCAGCGTGTCGAATCAGCACACGGGGAAAATATTTGTCGGCCTATTCGGGCGCGCCTTTGTTTGCTCCACGGCAGAAACAAAAACACGCGAAAGGCAGAACAACTGAAGCTGACCGCTGGCGCAAATTCGTTTGCGTTCACGTGTAGTCGATCACAACGCCTGCCGCTTGCGCTGTTTATGGCGACCTAAAGACCGCAGTGACAGAAACAGCCGGCTGCACTCGTGAGTGGGCCCGCGGTGTGTCATGGGCTCGCAAAACTAGGAGGACAGTGATataggaaaaaataaataaagacgcACCCGCATAGCTGCTGCAGAAGGGATGCCGGCTGAACCAAGTAACCCGATTAAGGCTAGGTAACACGTCAGCGGAAATGGGCCGCGTAGCGCGCTCAGCATGCTGTCATCGCGTAATAGAGTTAGCCAAAACTTCCCACCGAAAAAAGGGGGGCCATCGACCCTCAACTCGGGGATCCCTTGCCAAGGAGTGGCTTGCAGGAACCTCAGGTATAGTCGTCGATGGCTTGAGATACGGTCCTCTTTTTGGTGCTAACTTAATATGGATAATAGCTCGGATCCGTGCCTATGACCTCAAGCCGACAAGGCACACGTTCGTCGAGGATTTCGACACGTTTTGCCCCGCTTGATCCCATTGCTTCGCGTCTCGCCTTCGCGAGGTCATTTACTTTCTCCCGTTCCGAGGCTCAAGGAACCGTCTCTTATCAAGACAAAGCGGTACATACAAACTGCTATATTTTATTCTTTCGAACGCGCCGTGATCTGAGCAAGAAAAGATTCGTGTACGCTTGGGCTTCTCAGACTAAGTCGCTTTGAAGCAGCGACGCATCCGTCAGTAGCAAAGTAGTCGAGTGGCGAGAGCCGGCTGCTGGCACTTGACAGCGCATCGTAAATTCTAGCacaagacatgctgcggaaaggAATGTCCGCTCAGTGAATGTCAAGTATGTTAACAGGTCTCGGACGATGTTACTCGGACGTTGTTCAAAGGATCACGCGAAGGCACGCACCAAATGGCACCCATAAAACCGAAAAGCACGACCCCTTGCGAAACCCGCTTGCAGGGCACGTTCAAAGCGATGTCAAGTTATGAAACGAAGGCTTCAGTCAAGCAGGCTACATCTGTGCAGTTGTATTATCTGGTTATCCAGGAATAAACTTCGCGGCGGCACACTCTTATCAGCAACCGTTTCTCTCGTCTTAAGGGCAGACTACACGTACGCGAGCCGACGCGTGAAAGTTCGCGCCTGTGAGGCCTGCGTATGCGGCGCCTCGCGAGCAATGGCGGTTTGAACCTACAACACGAGCGCCAACGCGCGTTCAGTTGGCTCACATTTTCGTCTTGGTAGACATCGTTTCGTATATCGGTGAGGCAGCCAGAGCACCGATCTTTGTCTGGAGAACATAGACAGGTTTAGAATAGCGTTTTCCTACTTACGCGTGCATTAAAAgcaagcacctttgcgggacgtgTTGGTGTGCATCccttcaaagagagagagagagaaaacaaggataggaaaggcagggaggtcaaccagaacagcattcggtttgctaccctacactgggggtgggggaacaTTTAATTTAAGCGGGGGCCATGGGTGCCACTACGTTGGACAACGCAATTTCTTAGCGCGCGTAAACACTAGATATGTGTGCTCGCCCTTAGTATTGTTGCTACACTACATCGAGCTTTACTTAACACCGTAAAGTTACATGCTAAAAACGCCACGTGGAAAGCAGGATATGAAGCCGTTCAATAAATATACGAATCGTAACTACAACTGATCGCAAAATTACAATTGAACTATTTTCTTCTGTAAAAAATTAACGCGTTTCTCCATCCAACCACAAGACTAAGAGTGTGAGAAAAAATTATTCTAATCGAGGCATGGTAGCTGTACGGGACTCAATTTTTCATTCATGATCTAGCCTGTTGAGGCTCAGAACAGCAAGTTTCGTCCAAATTGTGAGTTTCCCTAATGTACCAACAAGCTAGCACTAGCCCAGGCTGAGTCGCTGACCAAAGCCTGCTGGCCAATGCATTAGCAAACCGCCACTAGCATTGTCCACGTGAGAGTTAGATTACTTGAACATGTGATGAAAGCTGACTTCATTTGCAAAGTATCATTTAGGTTTTCTTGGTACTCTCTTGATGTACCGGTTTTAGATTGTTTTCATGCCGTCATGTACGTATCTTCAAGGTCGATATCGCTGTGCACAtcgtatatctttttttttttggggggggggggaggggctctaTAAGTACGACCGATTCCGGAATAAATTTTGTTGTTAATAGTtggcgcttgtcttcgtcttcgtttcttcttgtgtccgcGTTTTGCTACGCCATCCAGATACCCTCCCAAAATGCAGCTGAGTCAACATTGCGATTTCGTTGCTCTACCCCAAAACAGTAGTGGCTTCACGCACTGTTGTGTGCCCCGGCAGCGTATACAGTTGGCACGGGCCGCTCATTCTTCTCGCTTGGATTTTTTTTTCCGAACATTACGGCGACGGCGAAAGTTCGCCGAAGCATGCACATGATTGCTCTCGCATCGAGAGGAAATCGTGCACACTCGTATCGCGCAGGTGATTTGCGTGTTTTAGCTCAGAAATCGTACTCGATGAATCGACCGGTCAATGACCCCCCTGACGGTAGTGTATCGATTCCCGCAGGCCATGCACGTCGGCAACAGCCGCAAGAGCCCGCTCGCCTGGATCCTGCGCGCGTCGCTGGTGCTCCTGCTGCTGGTGGCGGGCCGCGAGGGCGCCTACCTGACCGCCAAGGAGCAACCTGGCGACGAGGAAGGCCGCGCCGCCGCCGACCTGGGAGAGTTCGCCGGACTGGCGGCGCTGCTGCGCGAGTACCTGGCCGGGAGAATGCAGGAGCTGCCGCCGTCCAGGACGCACTTCTCGTCGGACTCCACCGCGCCACAGCTCAGCGTCGCCAAGAGAGGAGGTAGGCACTCGTCGGCTCTGGCCACAAGGCGTCTCCGTAGGAAACTCCACGTAGTGCGATGTTGGCGCGGCAGTATCGTGAGTGACGTAAGAGGGGCACACGGAATTCGTTTTAACCGAGAATTACTCGTCATGCGCGGATGCCAGTCTCAC encodes:
- the LOC135898906 gene encoding uncharacterized protein isoform X1, whose translation is MRARCKPIVLLDVLLAKVLGQRQTTLTNEELRESSPWSSIQSVPAMHVGNSRKSPLAWILRASLVLLLLVAGREGAYLTAKEQPGDEEGRAAADLGEFAGLAALLREYLAGRMQELPPSRTHFSSDSTAPQLSVAKRGVMMGVDLPDFILNRNQPSLKNLQALRQRLFESGRRR
- the LOC135898906 gene encoding uncharacterized protein isoform X2; protein product: MHVGNSRKSPLAWILRASLVLLLLVAGREGAYLTAKEQPGDEEGRAAADLGEFAGLAALLREYLAGRMQELPPSRTHFSSDSTAPQLSVAKRGVMMGVDLPDFILNRNQPSLKNLQALRQRLFESGRRR